A genomic segment from Syntrophotalea acetylenivorans encodes:
- the dnaG gene encoding DNA primase, giving the protein MTGRIGEDKIQEIRERIDIVELVSSYLPLKRSGANHLGLCPFHSEKTPSFNVNAPRQIFHCFGCGVGGDAFSFLMRMEGLSFPEALRRLAERAGVEIEEEQLTPAEEQQRQDRDRLLRVSEVAAAFYHQQLLEDPRGAEGRRYLRHRGYEGETVRAFGLGYAPDSWQALADHLAGKGFEPKWARDMLGLVRAGRDGRSDYDLFRKRLLFPIQDSRGRVVAFGGRVLDDSLPKYINSPESPIYHKGRILYGLYQAKDAMRRSETGIVVEGYFDQLALYRAGFQNAVATCGTALTAEHARLLKRYCKKLLLFFDQDKAGRKATFRAMEVLLAEGVSAAVVELSADEDPDSYLASHAPEELQVYFDRARPVLQVYLEHCLALHGDSIEGKARAAEEVLSKLRLLPSELERDLYLKELAQRTGLDEALLKKKAISRPRVTTSPPKATFSTAVSPPQRPSSRPVVGQDGECKIQEWLLHLMKINNEVRIKVAEATPETLFNDDDRRAIAIALIKYSTAEGRVDEDRVLNSLSEDQKEILSGIIIKDDEALAEDPVRIFADYKKAMERERLKARNLVLQAQIQQAEKDGDSVALANLWRESLDVSKKIKQR; this is encoded by the coding sequence ATGACGGGACGAATTGGTGAAGATAAGATTCAGGAGATCCGCGAACGTATCGACATTGTCGAGCTGGTATCCTCCTATCTGCCACTGAAACGTTCGGGGGCCAATCACCTGGGGCTCTGCCCCTTTCATAGCGAAAAAACGCCGTCTTTTAATGTCAACGCACCCCGGCAGATATTTCACTGTTTTGGCTGCGGGGTGGGTGGCGACGCTTTTTCCTTTCTTATGCGAATGGAAGGATTGAGTTTTCCCGAAGCGCTCCGTCGTCTCGCCGAACGAGCTGGAGTTGAAATTGAAGAAGAACAGCTGACTCCGGCCGAAGAGCAGCAACGGCAAGATCGGGATCGGTTACTGCGGGTCAGCGAGGTGGCTGCCGCCTTCTACCATCAGCAGTTGCTCGAGGACCCCCGGGGGGCGGAAGGACGCCGCTACCTGCGTCATCGCGGTTATGAAGGGGAAACGGTTCGCGCCTTTGGCTTGGGATATGCGCCCGATAGCTGGCAGGCGTTGGCCGACCATCTGGCCGGTAAGGGTTTTGAGCCCAAATGGGCCAGGGATATGCTTGGACTGGTGCGTGCCGGTCGTGATGGTCGAAGCGATTACGATCTGTTTCGGAAGCGGCTGCTGTTTCCTATTCAGGACAGCCGCGGTCGGGTGGTGGCCTTTGGTGGTCGGGTGTTGGATGACAGCTTGCCCAAGTACATCAATTCGCCCGAGTCGCCGATTTATCACAAAGGGCGGATTCTCTATGGTCTCTACCAGGCCAAAGATGCGATGCGTCGCAGCGAGACGGGAATTGTCGTCGAAGGCTATTTTGATCAGCTAGCCCTCTATCGGGCCGGTTTTCAGAATGCCGTGGCGACTTGCGGCACGGCCCTGACCGCCGAGCATGCGCGGTTGCTGAAGCGTTATTGTAAAAAGCTGCTACTGTTCTTTGACCAGGACAAAGCCGGTCGCAAGGCGACCTTTCGCGCTATGGAGGTGCTGCTGGCCGAGGGGGTGTCAGCGGCCGTAGTTGAGCTTTCGGCCGATGAGGATCCGGATTCTTATCTGGCGAGCCATGCGCCCGAGGAGTTGCAAGTCTATTTTGACCGGGCCCGCCCGGTTTTGCAGGTCTATCTGGAGCATTGCCTGGCCCTGCATGGCGACAGTATCGAGGGCAAAGCGCGGGCTGCTGAAGAGGTTCTCAGTAAATTACGTCTGTTGCCGAGCGAACTGGAAAGGGATCTGTACCTCAAGGAGTTGGCTCAGCGTACGGGGCTTGATGAGGCGTTGCTTAAAAAGAAGGCGATATCGCGGCCGAGGGTGACAACATCTCCCCCAAAAGCGACTTTTTCGACGGCTGTTTCACCGCCACAGAGACCTTCTTCGCGACCAGTTGTCGGCCAGGACGGAGAATGTAAGATTCAGGAATGGCTGTTGCATCTAATGAAGATCAACAATGAGGTCCGCATCAAGGTCGCAGAGGCGACCCCGGAGACCCTGTTTAACGACGATGACCGACGAGCTATTGCCATTGCCCTCATTAAGTACAGCACTGCCGAGGGTCGCGTGGATGAAGACCGCGTGCTGAACAGCTTAAGCGAAGACCAAAAAGAGATTCTATCGGGTATTATTATAAAGGACGATGAGGCTCTGGCCGAAGACCCCGTCCGCATCTTTGCAGATTACAAGAAAGCGATGGAGCGGGAGCGGCTTAAGGCGCGCAACCTGGTCTTGCAGGCACAGATTCAGCAGGCCGAGAAAGATGGTGACAGCGTCGCGCTGGCCAATTTGTGGCGTGAATCGCTAGATGTTTCGAAAAAGATCAAGCAACGTTAA
- a CDS encoding endonuclease MutS2 produces MSKETLRVLEYDKVRSLLARFTSTVPGRELALELQPLPEKTAVAEALAEVGEMCQLLEQVGRPPVGACCDLLPALRQLSTEGVWLPAEQLLEVQSSLEAAHDCRNYLAERPQAPLLSGLAAGLQPCVALRREIGESIGPRGEILDSASFELGDLRYQLRRLRERIRKILEELLLSDRYDGVFQDRLVTERNGRYVVPVKADHRGRLKGFVHDESASGQTLFVEPTAVLDKNNELQALQRAEQRELERILRRLADGVRHQGDALRENQQILARLDLRAAAARFARFSDGSAPQLVDKPLIELKGARHPLLLFEADGTPIPDQAVAIDLLLPADKDTLVISGPNTGGKSVALKTAGLLVLMVRSGLHVPCRPDSRLFLFDEVFADIGDEQSIEQSLSTFSGHLSRMRQILQQADRYSLVLLDEAGTGTDPAEGAALAMAVLDELRGAGAKTLVTTHLNLVKGYALLESRVENAAVEFDERTLQPTYRLHYGIPGASKAFTIARRLGLPESLLSRAEGYLGEGEKAGLDLIEKINQQQQELSRRLEEAEQLRKRARLERTKRKQLLEEFEGQRQALLDKARRRGEGLVREAEDKIKRLFKDLRQEAPDVAGQARLTGELRQVREAMRPVPATKPQSTAVPKDVAVGELLRIPALASEGEVVRVAGDEAELSVQGKKLRLSLSSLEQFQPRRFARRKSDGGKVRNRVERDAPQSRLLLVGKRVDEALVLLDRFVDDALLQGLAELEIVHGCGEGILRRAVREFLAGHREVEAFHAADLARGGDNVTIAQLRRA; encoded by the coding sequence ATGAGTAAAGAAACTCTGCGAGTACTCGAATACGATAAAGTACGCAGTCTGCTGGCGCGTTTCACCTCCACGGTACCGGGGCGGGAGCTGGCCCTGGAATTGCAGCCCTTACCGGAAAAAACGGCGGTTGCCGAGGCTTTGGCCGAGGTGGGGGAGATGTGTCAGTTGTTGGAACAGGTTGGTCGGCCGCCGGTAGGCGCTTGCTGCGACCTGCTGCCGGCATTGCGTCAGCTGAGTACCGAGGGGGTTTGGCTGCCTGCAGAACAGTTGTTGGAAGTGCAGAGCAGCCTTGAGGCGGCTCACGACTGCCGCAACTATCTGGCCGAACGGCCGCAGGCGCCCCTTTTATCGGGTTTGGCCGCCGGTCTGCAACCCTGCGTGGCCCTGCGTCGCGAAATTGGTGAAAGCATCGGCCCGCGAGGAGAGATTCTCGACAGCGCCTCCTTTGAGTTGGGCGACCTGCGATATCAGCTGCGCCGCTTGCGGGAACGGATACGCAAGATTCTCGAAGAGCTGCTGCTGTCCGACCGCTATGATGGGGTTTTTCAGGACCGGTTGGTGACCGAGCGCAACGGACGTTATGTGGTGCCGGTCAAGGCCGATCACCGTGGTCGTCTCAAGGGCTTCGTTCACGACGAATCGGCCAGTGGTCAAACCCTGTTCGTTGAGCCGACCGCGGTACTCGACAAAAACAACGAGCTGCAGGCTCTGCAGCGAGCAGAACAGCGGGAGCTGGAACGCATCCTGCGTCGACTGGCAGACGGTGTACGACATCAGGGCGATGCCTTGCGGGAAAATCAGCAGATTCTGGCTCGCCTTGACTTGCGCGCTGCTGCTGCTCGATTTGCCCGCTTTAGCGACGGAAGCGCGCCGCAGTTAGTGGATAAACCGCTCATTGAACTAAAGGGTGCCCGTCACCCCTTGCTGCTGTTTGAGGCTGATGGCACCCCGATTCCGGATCAGGCGGTGGCCATCGACCTGCTGTTGCCTGCCGATAAAGATACGCTGGTAATCAGTGGTCCCAATACCGGCGGCAAGAGTGTTGCGTTAAAGACTGCCGGTCTTTTGGTGTTGATGGTTCGTTCCGGCTTGCATGTACCCTGTCGGCCAGACAGTCGGCTGTTTCTGTTTGATGAGGTTTTCGCCGACATCGGTGACGAGCAGAGTATTGAGCAGAGCCTGTCGACTTTTTCAGGACATTTAAGCCGGATGCGGCAGATTCTGCAACAGGCCGATCGTTACTCCCTGGTGCTTCTCGATGAGGCCGGTACGGGAACTGATCCGGCTGAAGGTGCGGCGCTGGCCATGGCGGTACTCGATGAATTGCGTGGTGCCGGAGCCAAGACGCTGGTGACCACTCACCTGAACCTGGTTAAAGGCTATGCCCTGCTGGAATCGAGGGTGGAGAATGCCGCTGTCGAGTTTGACGAACGGACCCTGCAGCCGACCTATCGCTTACATTACGGCATCCCCGGTGCGAGTAAAGCTTTTACCATCGCCCGCCGGCTCGGTTTGCCGGAGAGCTTGCTGTCGCGCGCCGAAGGTTATCTCGGTGAGGGCGAAAAGGCTGGGCTGGATCTGATCGAAAAGATCAATCAGCAGCAACAGGAATTATCCCGACGGCTGGAAGAGGCCGAGCAATTGCGAAAGCGGGCCCGTCTAGAACGGACCAAGCGTAAGCAATTGCTGGAAGAGTTTGAGGGCCAGCGCCAGGCCTTGCTCGACAAAGCCCGCCGGCGTGGTGAAGGGTTGGTTCGGGAGGCCGAAGATAAAATCAAACGGCTGTTCAAGGACCTGCGGCAGGAAGCGCCTGATGTTGCGGGACAAGCACGGTTGACCGGCGAGCTCCGGCAGGTCCGGGAGGCGATGCGGCCTGTTCCGGCAACAAAGCCCCAGTCCACTGCTGTGCCAAAAGATGTGGCCGTCGGGGAGTTATTGCGTATTCCTGCACTGGCTAGCGAAGGCGAGGTGGTGCGGGTTGCCGGCGACGAGGCCGAATTATCCGTGCAGGGGAAAAAGTTGCGTCTGTCCCTGAGTTCCCTGGAACAGTTTCAGCCGCGGCGGTTTGCACGGCGAAAGAGCGATGGTGGCAAGGTGCGCAATCGAGTGGAGAGGGACGCTCCGCAAAGTCGGCTGCTGCTGGTCGGCAAAAGAGTGGATGAGGCCCTGGTGCTGCTCGACCGTTTCGTTGATGACGCCCTGCTGCAAGGTTTGGCTGAGCTGGAAATCGTGCATGGTTGCGGCGAAGGTATTCTGCGTCGGGCCGTGCGGGAGTTTTTGGCTGGCCATCGTGAGGTGGAGGCTTTTCACGCCGCCGATCTGGCGCGTGGTGGCGACAATGTGACCATTGCACAGCTGAGAAGGGCATGA
- a CDS encoding CvpA family protein: MARKPAFWLRNAWPVEPDAFGIPMNLFDIAILLLLAGFVLKGLWRGLLRELCSLCGLFGGLFLAVRFHAPLAELLIERVTWPSQLCVVISFAALFLLTVIFFGLLGFVLSRFIKLLFLGGFNRVAGALFGLVQGGLLLTLVLYGLSLSLSPLPPPVRDLFEQSQLAPPLVRFGDTLLHQGSQVLAQQPVVKPSAAGNSVQSPGSR; the protein is encoded by the coding sequence ATGGCAAGAAAGCCAGCGTTCTGGTTAAGGAACGCCTGGCCGGTTGAGCCAGACGCCTTCGGCATTCCTATGAACCTGTTCGATATCGCTATTTTGCTCTTGCTGGCCGGTTTCGTTCTCAAGGGCCTGTGGCGCGGGCTTTTGCGGGAGCTGTGCTCCTTGTGCGGTCTCTTCGGCGGCCTCTTTCTGGCGGTGCGTTTTCATGCACCGTTGGCGGAGCTCTTGATAGAACGAGTGACCTGGCCTAGCCAGCTGTGCGTGGTGATTTCTTTCGCTGCGTTGTTTTTGCTGACGGTGATTTTCTTCGGCTTGCTGGGGTTTGTGCTGTCCCGTTTCATCAAGCTGCTCTTTCTCGGCGGTTTCAACCGCGTGGCCGGTGCCTTGTTCGGTTTGGTTCAGGGCGGACTGTTATTGACCCTGGTTTTGTATGGCCTGAGCCTGAGCCTCAGCCCCCTGCCGCCGCCGGTTCGTGATTTATTCGAACAGTCCCAATTGGCGCCGCCACTCGTCCGGTTTGGCGATACCCTGCTCCATCAGGGCAGCCAGGTGTTGGCGCAGCAGCCGGTGGTCAAGCCTTCGGCTGCCGGTAACAGTGTTCAATCGCCAGGGAGCCGATGA
- a CDS encoding GatB/YqeY domain-containing protein — translation MSLKQQLTDAMKEAMKAKASERLSTIRLIRSAIKNREIDTREELDDPGVIAILGTLVKQRKESAQVYRDNQRLDLAEKEEAELAILQEFLPEPLSDEELVALIDEIVGELGATSMRDMGPVMKLVGERAQGRADGKKASVLVKERLAG, via the coding sequence ATGAGTCTCAAACAACAACTGACCGACGCCATGAAAGAGGCCATGAAGGCCAAGGCCAGCGAACGCCTGAGTACTATTCGACTGATTCGCTCGGCCATCAAAAATCGCGAGATCGACACCCGCGAGGAACTCGATGATCCGGGGGTTATTGCCATTCTCGGTACTCTGGTCAAGCAACGTAAAGAATCGGCTCAGGTCTATCGAGACAATCAGCGTCTGGATCTGGCTGAAAAGGAAGAAGCCGAATTGGCCATACTGCAGGAGTTTTTGCCCGAACCTCTAAGCGACGAGGAGTTGGTCGCTTTGATCGACGAAATCGTTGGCGAGCTGGGGGCTACCTCCATGCGTGATATGGGGCCGGTGATGAAGCTGGTCGGTGAGCGGGCCCAGGGCCGGGCCGATGGCAAGAAAGCCAGCGTTCTGGTTAAGGAACGCCTGGCCGGTTGA
- a CDS encoding phosphoribosyl-ATP diphosphatase: MLDEVYRIVQQRRDQSADQSYVASLFAKGLDKILGKIGEEATETAVAGKGGDPKEVVSETADLFFHVLVLLGYYDLPPERIYAELRRRFGVSGLTEKASRSQKSDAR, translated from the coding sequence ATCCTGGATGAGGTCTATCGCATCGTACAGCAGAGGCGCGATCAGTCTGCAGATCAGTCCTATGTCGCTTCGCTGTTTGCCAAAGGGCTCGATAAAATTCTTGGTAAGATTGGTGAAGAAGCGACGGAAACCGCTGTTGCCGGTAAGGGTGGCGATCCCAAAGAAGTGGTATCCGAAACAGCCGACCTGTTTTTTCACGTGTTGGTGCTGCTCGGTTATTACGATTTGCCACCGGAGCGCATCTATGCCGAATTGCGGAGGCGCTTCGGGGTCTCCGGGCTGACCGAAAAGGCCAGCCGCAGCCAGAAGAGTGACGCCCGTTAG
- the hisF gene encoding imidazole glycerol phosphate synthase subunit HisF, translating into MLSKRIIPCLDVKDGRVVKGVQFVGLRDAGDPVEAAEIYDAQGADELTFLDITASSDKRDIILDVVSRTAERVFMPLTVGGGIREIADIRRLLNAGADKVSINTAAVYRPEFVREAAERFGSQCIVVAIDARRVPDSDPQRWEVYTHGGRTPTGIDAIDWAERMEAYGAGEILLTSMDCDGTKDGYDLLLTRTVSDRVHIPVIASGGVGNLEHVREGLTEGGASAALAASIFHFREYTIRECKEYLLKHGVPARL; encoded by the coding sequence ATGCTGAGTAAACGAATCATACCTTGTCTTGACGTCAAGGACGGCCGGGTGGTCAAAGGGGTCCAGTTCGTGGGATTGCGCGATGCCGGAGATCCGGTGGAGGCAGCGGAAATCTACGACGCTCAGGGTGCCGATGAACTGACCTTCCTGGATATCACCGCGTCCAGCGACAAGCGCGACATTATCCTCGACGTGGTGTCCCGCACCGCCGAGCGGGTATTTATGCCCCTCACCGTCGGCGGTGGTATTCGCGAGATTGCGGACATCCGCAGACTGTTGAATGCCGGAGCGGACAAGGTTTCCATTAACACCGCTGCCGTTTATCGTCCTGAATTCGTTCGCGAGGCCGCTGAACGGTTCGGCTCCCAGTGTATCGTGGTAGCCATCGATGCTCGCCGGGTGCCTGATTCCGATCCCCAGCGTTGGGAAGTCTATACCCACGGCGGGCGTACCCCGACCGGGATCGACGCTATCGATTGGGCGGAACGAATGGAGGCCTACGGCGCCGGCGAGATTTTGCTCACCAGCATGGACTGCGACGGCACCAAGGACGGATATGATCTGCTTTTGACCCGTACTGTCAGCGACCGGGTGCATATTCCGGTTATTGCCTCGGGGGGGGTCGGCAACCTTGAACATGTCCGCGAGGGCTTGACCGAAGGCGGTGCCAGTGCTGCATTGGCTGCGAGTATTTTTCATTTCCGTGAATATACTATTCGCGAGTGCAAGGAATATCTGCTTAAGCACGGCGTGCCTGCTCGCTTATAG
- the hisA gene encoding 1-(5-phosphoribosyl)-5-[(5-phosphoribosylamino)methylideneamino]imidazole-4-carboxamide isomerase: protein MIVIPAIDLKEGRCVRLEQGLMDKDTVYSDDPAGQALSWQEQGGELLHIVDLDGAFAGVPRNREAIRAIVEAVSMPTELGGGIRDLATVEAYLELGVSRVILGTVAKENPALVAEACRLFPGRIVVGIDAKDGLVAVRGWADVTEKRASELAKEMEGYGVEAIIYTDIARDGMMQGPNIEATRQLAEAISVPVIASGGVSSLDDIARLMTVESAGVTGVITGKAIYTGSLDLREAVALTKRGR from the coding sequence ATGATCGTTATTCCGGCCATCGATTTAAAAGAAGGGCGCTGCGTGCGCCTCGAGCAGGGGCTCATGGACAAGGACACCGTCTACAGCGACGATCCCGCCGGTCAGGCCCTGTCCTGGCAGGAGCAGGGCGGTGAACTGTTGCATATCGTCGATCTTGATGGCGCCTTTGCCGGCGTGCCCCGCAATCGCGAGGCGATCCGGGCCATTGTCGAGGCGGTTTCCATGCCGACCGAACTGGGTGGCGGTATCCGCGATCTGGCCACCGTCGAGGCTTATCTTGAGCTCGGGGTCAGCCGGGTGATTCTCGGTACCGTGGCCAAGGAAAATCCGGCCCTGGTGGCCGAGGCTTGTCGGCTTTTTCCGGGCCGTATTGTGGTTGGTATCGACGCCAAGGACGGTTTGGTCGCGGTGCGGGGCTGGGCCGATGTGACCGAAAAGCGTGCCTCCGAATTGGCTAAAGAGATGGAAGGGTACGGTGTCGAAGCAATCATCTATACCGACATCGCCCGCGACGGCATGATGCAGGGCCCGAATATCGAGGCCACTCGCCAATTGGCCGAAGCCATCAGCGTGCCGGTTATCGCCTCCGGCGGGGTCTCGTCTCTCGACGATATCGCTCGTTTGATGACGGTCGAGTCGGCCGGCGTGACCGGGGTGATCACCGGTAAGGCCATCTATACCGGCAGCCTTGATCTACGCGAAGCGGTGGCTTTGACCAAGCGTGGGCGCTGA
- the hisH gene encoding imidazole glycerol phosphate synthase subunit HisH, whose amino-acid sequence MITIIDYGMGNLRSVQKGFEKVGFSAEVTADPRVVERADKLVLPGVGAFKDCMDNLRNGGFIDAIHSHVSTGRPFLGICLGLQLLFTESEEFGCHQGLGIIPGKVRRFAEDMEVAGERLKVPHMGWNQISIEQPSPLLRGVADGSAVYFVHSYYVDPENPEVVATTTDYGQRFCSSIWHDNVMATQFHPEKSQQVGLHILKNFGEL is encoded by the coding sequence ATGATTACCATCATCGATTACGGTATGGGCAACCTGCGCAGTGTGCAGAAGGGCTTCGAAAAGGTCGGTTTCAGTGCCGAAGTGACAGCCGATCCACGTGTGGTGGAGCGAGCCGATAAACTGGTGCTTCCCGGCGTCGGTGCCTTTAAGGATTGCATGGATAATCTTCGTAACGGCGGTTTTATTGACGCTATTCATAGCCATGTGTCCACCGGTCGGCCTTTTCTCGGCATCTGTCTTGGGCTGCAATTATTGTTCACCGAAAGCGAAGAGTTCGGTTGCCATCAGGGACTCGGTATTATACCCGGCAAGGTAAGGCGTTTCGCCGAGGATATGGAAGTTGCGGGGGAACGGCTCAAGGTGCCACACATGGGCTGGAACCAGATCTCCATCGAGCAACCGTCTCCACTGTTGCGTGGTGTGGCGGACGGGTCGGCAGTCTATTTTGTTCACTCCTACTATGTCGATCCCGAGAATCCGGAGGTGGTGGCCACCACTACAGACTACGGCCAGCGTTTTTGCTCCAGCATCTGGCACGACAATGTCATGGCGACCCAGTTCCACCCGGAAAAGAGTCAGCAGGTAGGGCTGCACATTCTGAAAAACTTTGGAGAATTGTAA
- the hisB gene encoding imidazoleglycerol-phosphate dehydratase HisB, with protein MPRSATIDRHTAETRIHLTLSLDGSGRGEVATSVPFLDHMLVLLTRHGFFDLTVQAEGDVQVDAHHTVEDLGICLGEAFKKAIGDKQSMRRYGRCTMPMHEALATVDIDFSGRPCLVFNVDLPKAKVGDFDVELTEEFFVAFCNHAGVNLHVNLAYGSNLHHIIEAIFKAFGRALDEATGSDERIVGVMSSKGKLE; from the coding sequence ATGCCACGCAGCGCGACCATCGATCGGCACACCGCAGAAACCCGGATTCATCTGACCCTGTCCCTGGATGGCTCCGGCCGAGGGGAGGTCGCTACCTCAGTGCCCTTTCTCGATCATATGCTGGTCTTGTTGACCCGACATGGGTTCTTCGATCTCACCGTGCAGGCCGAAGGGGATGTGCAGGTCGATGCTCATCACACCGTCGAAGATCTCGGTATCTGTCTCGGTGAAGCCTTTAAAAAGGCGATCGGCGATAAACAGAGTATGCGCCGCTACGGTCGTTGTACCATGCCCATGCACGAAGCGCTGGCCACGGTCGATATCGACTTTTCCGGACGGCCCTGTCTGGTTTTCAATGTTGACCTGCCCAAGGCCAAGGTCGGTGATTTCGATGTTGAACTGACCGAAGAGTTTTTCGTTGCCTTCTGTAACCACGCCGGTGTCAACCTGCATGTTAACCTGGCTTACGGCAGCAATCTGCACCACATCATTGAGGCGATCTTCAAGGCCTTTGGCCGCGCTTTGGATGAAGCCACCGGCAGCGACGAGCGTATTGTCGGGGTTATGTCGAGTAAAGGAAAGCTGGAATAG
- the hisD gene encoding histidinol dehydrogenase, protein MEFLRFDDASFEAALERIVARGEEPPAGVEDVVGEIIARVRQEGDRALFDYTVRFDGLDLSAATVEVSAEELEEALAEIDDDSRAALQLAADRIEAFHRKQKQESWLSTDEPDMLLGQLVRPLDRVGIYVPGGKASYPSSVLMNALPAKVAGVGEIVMVVPMPKGEINPHVLAAARLAGVDRVFKIGGAQAVAALAFGTESVPRVDKITGPGNIYVATAKKQVFGQVDIDMIAGPSEILVINDGSGDPRHVAADLLSQAEHDELAASILVTTDGAFAAAVKEALAEQLTVLPRREIAERSLANYGAIVVAADLDEAITFSNRIAPEHLELAVADPFAVLPSIRHAGAIFMGHHTPEAAGDYLAGPNHTLPTGGTARFFSPLGVDDFVKKSSLISLSREGLQRIGPAVVTLAELEGLAAHGRSVSIRIDK, encoded by the coding sequence ATCGAATTTCTGCGCTTTGACGATGCTAGCTTCGAAGCGGCCCTTGAGCGTATCGTGGCCCGTGGCGAGGAACCTCCGGCCGGTGTCGAGGACGTCGTTGGCGAAATTATCGCCCGGGTCCGCCAAGAAGGCGACCGGGCCTTATTCGACTATACCGTCCGTTTCGATGGACTGGACCTCAGCGCAGCCACCGTCGAGGTTTCGGCCGAGGAACTGGAAGAGGCCCTGGCTGAAATCGACGATGACTCCCGTGCCGCTCTGCAACTGGCTGCTGATCGCATCGAAGCCTTTCATCGCAAGCAAAAGCAGGAATCGTGGCTGTCCACCGACGAGCCGGATATGCTGCTCGGCCAGCTGGTGCGGCCCCTCGACCGGGTCGGAATCTACGTTCCCGGCGGAAAGGCCAGTTATCCGTCCTCGGTATTGATGAACGCCCTGCCGGCCAAGGTGGCCGGAGTCGGCGAGATCGTCATGGTCGTACCGATGCCCAAAGGTGAGATCAATCCTCACGTGCTGGCGGCGGCCAGGCTGGCCGGGGTCGATCGCGTGTTTAAGATCGGCGGCGCCCAGGCGGTAGCGGCCCTGGCCTTCGGCACCGAAAGTGTACCGCGAGTCGACAAAATCACCGGTCCCGGTAATATCTACGTGGCCACCGCCAAGAAGCAGGTCTTTGGCCAGGTCGATATCGACATGATTGCGGGACCGAGTGAAATCCTGGTCATCAACGACGGTAGCGGTGACCCCCGGCACGTGGCGGCCGATCTGCTGTCCCAGGCCGAACACGACGAGTTGGCCGCCAGCATTCTGGTCACTACCGACGGCGCTTTTGCCGCAGCGGTCAAAGAGGCCCTCGCTGAACAGCTGACTGTGTTGCCGCGAAGAGAAATCGCCGAGCGATCCCTGGCCAATTACGGGGCGATCGTTGTCGCGGCCGATCTCGACGAAGCCATCACCTTCAGCAACCGCATTGCTCCGGAACATCTCGAGTTGGCGGTGGCCGATCCCTTTGCCGTGCTGCCGTCGATTCGTCACGCCGGCGCGATCTTCATGGGCCACCATACTCCGGAGGCGGCCGGCGATTACCTGGCCGGGCCCAATCATACCCTGCCGACGGGTGGCACGGCGCGCTTTTTCTCGCCTCTCGGGGTGGACGATTTTGTTAAGAAATCGAGCTTGATTTCTTTGAGCCGCGAAGGTTTGCAGCGGATTGGCCCGGCGGTCGTCACACTGGCGGAGTTGGAAGGGCTCGCTGCCCACGGCAGGTCGGTATCGATCCGTATCGATAAATAA
- the hisG gene encoding ATP phosphoribosyltransferase has translation MSDFITFALPKGRIMQDSMELFGKIGITCPEMAGDSRKLVFENRESKFRFMAVRATDVPTYVEYGCADIGVVGKDTLLEQGKDLYEPLDLKFGYCRLMVAEPKALLEEEDPSSWSNIRVATKYPNITERYFAERGVQVELIKLYGSIELAPLVGLAERIVDLVSTGATLRDNGMVEVETIAEITSRLIVNRASLKTKHQRISRIITDLEKVIGDEVTISG, from the coding sequence ATGAGTGATTTTATCACCTTTGCCTTGCCCAAAGGGCGCATCATGCAGGACTCGATGGAACTCTTTGGCAAGATCGGTATCACCTGTCCGGAAATGGCTGGGGATAGCCGCAAACTGGTTTTTGAGAACCGCGAAAGTAAGTTTCGCTTTATGGCGGTGCGGGCTACTGACGTGCCGACCTATGTAGAATACGGCTGCGCAGATATCGGTGTGGTCGGCAAGGACACCCTGTTGGAACAGGGCAAGGACCTGTACGAACCCCTTGATCTCAAGTTCGGTTATTGCCGGCTGATGGTCGCCGAACCTAAGGCCCTGCTTGAGGAAGAAGACCCGAGCAGCTGGTCGAATATTCGCGTGGCCACCAAATATCCCAACATCACTGAGCGCTATTTTGCGGAGCGCGGCGTGCAGGTGGAGCTCATAAAACTCTACGGTTCCATTGAGCTTGCACCGCTGGTGGGTTTGGCCGAGCGCATTGTCGACCTGGTCTCCACCGGCGCCACCTTGCGCGATAACGGTATGGTCGAAGTAGAAACCATTGCTGAAATCACCAGCCGTTTGATCGTTAATCGGGCCAGTCTGAAGACCAAGCATCAGCGGATCAGCCGCATTATCACCGATCTGGAAAAGGTGATCGGTGACGAAGTGACCATCTCCGGTTAA